The following are encoded together in the Diabrotica undecimpunctata isolate CICGRU chromosome 7, icDiaUnde3, whole genome shotgun sequence genome:
- the LOC140446243 gene encoding odorant receptor 42a-like — MLAIIYTTGVSLQLSMDCVTGNELFYQASLLPDCLFQSNWRTLADKELIKDVMFVIQHTQRILQYSAYGVYDLNINAYIKVLKLAFSAYTFLTKASTTSKK, encoded by the exons ATGTTGGCGATAATATATACAACAGGTGTCAGCTTACAACTTAGCATGGATTGCGTAACAGGCAACGAATTATTTTATCAG gcTAGCCTTTTACCGGATTGTTTGTTTCAAAGCAACTGGAGAACACTGGCTGACAAGGAACTTATAAAGGATGTAATGTTTGTTATTCAACATACCCAGCGCATTCTACAATATTCTGCATATGGAGTGTATGATCTGAACATCAATGCTTACatcaaa GTTTTAAAGTTGGCATTTTCGGCTTACACTTTCCTTACAAAGGCTTCGACCACctctaagaaataa